Within Sorghum bicolor cultivar BTx623 chromosome 2, Sorghum_bicolor_NCBIv3, whole genome shotgun sequence, the genomic segment TTATTGAAGTCTGTGGATCTCCTTGGTGCGacatttttttctttacatCAGGGATGCCATACTATTTTTTTCTAATTAATGGCCACAACTTTGTGCTTGGTTTCTAATTAATGGccataacacaagcttgttcgtTGGCTGATATAAGTCATGATTGAAAGTATTGTTCGTTGATTTGTTGCgaaagaaaaatactgttgaaaTATTGTAGCCAAGAATAATTTACTAGCATTAATGTTTTCATAACTAACAAATAGCTACACATCCCACGCataaaaaaaagggaaagacACATATTTCGCGTTTCCTAAATAAAATAGTGGTTGTTAATAATTTTCGGGCTGCCAGGCCAAGTGTAGGCTGTGTAGCTAACGTGTCATGTAATGGAATCGGTGAATCTATACGTTGCCTGggcatttttttctcttttgtcACCCGGATTTGTGGCCATCAGATCCATCTATCATTTGATCTTGTCCTTCCTTTTTTCTTTGCTTCTATGTTAGAAATCAGATTTGTTCATTGTCTAGATTTCAAGTAAACTGCAGATTAGTGTCCATGCTCGGTGTTTACTGCTACTAGGAATTATCTAGTTAGCATGTTTTTCTTGTTTATATGTTATTTTAATTCATGTCTTTCTCTTACAGTCTCAGATTGTAATTTTTACATTGATTATATCAGTgtaaatttattttattattggtGTAAATATGGTTTTTTTTATTTGTTCTCTGTAATTTGTGTTTCTGATGCGTTTTCAATTTGAATTTCTTCCTATTTGTCTTCCATAGAATTATTAATCTgtctatgtaatttatgtttttgATATGTTTTCAATTTAAAATTCTTCTAATTTGCCTTCCATAGAATTAATTTGTCTTTGCaatttgtgtttttatttttttcgatTTAAATTTCTTCTAATTTGCCTCTATAGAATTAATTTGTTTTGTCTTTGGATCCTTTGTTTTTTATATGGTCTGTTAGATGTAGATCTTGTGGTTTTCAAATTCAGGTGTTTGATTTCTATAGATCACCTATTTCGTAATTGATACGAGAACTGAGCGTTTTAGTTGTTTCCGTCACCCGAGTGACAGGAACCTTTAAATCACCTATGTTTTCAATAGACAGATTGGAATACATCCGCAATTCTCGACACGGCACGGCCTTTGTGCCGAAAATTTATCTTGCTGTGCCACATTTCAGACCGTGCCGAAGTCTGAGCTCTACTCGGACCCAATTGGAGAGTGCTAATCTCCAACACTCCAACTCGGCAACTCCTACGTTTAGAGCGAGTCGTTCTGTCGCATAGGGATTAGAACGTGTCGTTCTGTCGCGGAGTCTCGAATTCAATAGGCTTGCCCGGATCGGACGAATCTTGAGAGTGGCAAGGCGAGCCTCTGCAAGGCACTTGAAATCTCAATGCAAGGAGCAACCAACTGTTTTTACCAAACCTGTAACATGAAGCAAACCTTGTCGTTTTCGCCGGCGACCTTTATGGCAGGCGGGCAGTGCCTCTTGCAGGCAGCAGCACCAGCATGAATTTCTGATCAGAAGCTTGCCTGCAGATCGATTGCGACTGAGACCGATTGGCGACTGCGACTGCGACTGCGATGATAAGGCACCGATTTTCACATGCCTAGCTTCTGGTTCGCCAGATAAAAGCTTTCCCTGAAAGGCTGATCGAGGCCCTCCTCTTGTGGCCTCTAGAAACAGGTGGCCCTGTACCAAAATACGCAGAGATGGGCGGCATGCATGGCTGCCCCTGCCTGTCCGGGgctcttgcttgcattgcatgagAACTGATGGCAACCAGTTTCGGTCACTTCATTGATTGCAAGCACTGCTGCAGACCACTCACATGCTGCAAGCACGTATACATGTCCACGTAACTTGCCCGATTTTGCAAACGTAATGTTCAGTTACACATTACAGGCTTGAGTTTATCGTCGTTGGCGCCTACAAATTCAGACCCCCCCATGGTGAGTGGTGACATCAGGTCACCAGGACAGTCCTACACTGCCACACCCCCCCACCCAGGCCACACTTGCTGCTGCTGTGTGCTTCGTGCTGTGGAGCTCAACGGCCGGCCATGTCGTCGTCGCCACGCCACCCTTGCTTCGGCGCCCTCCCGGAGCGCCTCGGCTACGTGCAGTGCAACCTCTGCGCCACCATCCTGCTGGTAAACGACGACCTGTCCGTCCGTCCCCTCCCCTGCATGCTAGCTTGCTCTGGAAAATTGCCAATGCCGTCCCACACGGTCTCATGCAGGTGGGCGTGCCGTGCGGCGGCACACTGCAGCTGCTGAAGACGGTGGCCGTGCAGTGCGGCAGCTGCTGCGGCATCCTCTCCGTCGCGCTGCCGCCCCCGGCGCCGGCGTCCGTCGAGCTGCCCCTGCAGGTTTCCCACGTACCGTGTGtcttctttcctttttttttttggtgtgtTTTTTCATTAACGCGCGCATTGGCCAAACGACCGACGTGTCCGTCCGATGGAACAGGAGGCCGGCGTTGGTCCGCCGCCGAGGGACTCCGACGAGAGCAGCGGAGAGGACAGGGAGACGGAGGCTACCGTTGCTGACAACCATGCTGCCTTCCCTGCGGTTAACAAACGTAGGTGATCATGCGCGGTTTCGACAGTGGCTTTCCTATATATACAGTGGTCCTTCTCACTGATTACTGAGCAAGCTTTTCTGCTTTTTGAAACATTTTGCAGCTCCAGTTAGGAAGCAACGGACGCCGTCGGCCTACAATTGCTTCATCAAGTAAGTCTCGTGTTGCTAGTCCACTCTGATATGGCGATTGCAGCATTTGCCACCAATTGCAAAAGCAGCAAATGTTTACGAGACATACATcgagtgtgtttggttgcccCTTTAAACCTGGCTTTTGCTTAGATGGGTTAAGTTTTGGCTGTTTGGTTGTCCGGTCAGTCTCTGGAGCCGGGCTCTATATACACTTACCAAAATAGTagagttctcctagtgtttttagttagtaataaaacactaccactagtcaaacactagggaatcctcactaggaggtatttactagggaaagtttatactaaattttaaatGCTAAAATACTAGGAGAATCCCACGTTACTAGGAGAAATTGAAAAATCTGGTTGTGATAGTCATCCATTTAGCCAGAGCTAGACCCAAGTAGAAACACCATTTCTTCTGGAGCCAGGCTTCGGTCGGCTCCGTACTAACCCATGTGCTGCTTCTCCTCACCTCTGGGACACAACACCTCCTGGCATCATTGTCTCACCGCTCTCCTCTGTGACCGAGGACAACGATGCAGGCCGCGAGCTTCTTCCCCGCCCGCAACCCCGCGCTGCTGTTGGTCACTGGTAGCCGTGGCCAAGGCCCTACTGGAGCACCTTCTCTTTTGTTGCAGATCCAGTCGTGAGCACGCTCAAGTCCACTCGTGAAGGAGAAAAGGAGGATAAACTCACCAACTCAAGGAAAAGGTGATTATATCCAAACCAAGCCAATCAACCAAACAACAACTCATTCTAGCCAGGTTCAGCAGTGCACGCAACCAAACAAACATGTCTTGGCTTGTTAGAGACAGACTTAGACTAGTCTGGCTTAGTTTTACTAGCCAGACTTGTATAGAAaataaaccaaacacacccagtGTACAAATGCATAAGAAATGACTGTTACTTCACTGGACTTGTCACCGTTGTTCGCTATAAACCAACAACTGGTTATATTGTGATTGAAATTTCAGCATGTTTTCAGCTGCTACTCTGGTAGAGGCGATGAGGTCTTTAAAATGCGCTTGATCTGTTTCTCAGGGAGGAGATACAGAGGATTAAGGCGAGACATCCCAGCATCACCCACAAGGAGGCCTTCAGCGCTGCTTCTAAAAATGTAAGAATTCGTCAGCGGGCTGCAAGCTCCAAACTGTACCGATCTGCCTCGACTAGTTTCTGGATTATTTGTTCATCAAACCATTTTCAATACTTCTTCATATTGTTAGCAAGCTATCATATGGGTTCCTTCCATGCAGTGGGCTCACTTACCTAGGATCCAGAAGAAGGGAGAGTGATGGATCTGCTGTTGCACGCAATTTCCAGATTTGCCAGCTGCAAAGAGGGGAAAATGGGAAACAGATTAATTGCTACCTGAATAAGGCAGTGCCGCAGTGATGTATGCAGGTTCAGGTAAAGCAAAGATGATCCACGTTGTAGCAGTTAAATCCATGGATTCCAATGTTGTACATAAACCTAAAACCttaggcacgtggtgcctgaACTTACAAACATGCATGGTTTGCAGATCTTATCAATTGCAGTACTGACAGAACTAGGATAATACCAAACCTGATTAATACAGTCATCACTGTCACTGCAGCTTGAGAACAACAAGTCAAAAATGATTCTCTGGGTGTAGCTGATATATTAGTAAAACTTGCCCAACCAGATCAAGTGGTAAAGCGATTTGATTAGCATACACAATTCTGTTGTTTTTCTCTTCAGcacaaaacagaaaaaaaaggcAGTTCTGATTGTTGATATTACACAAACATCTCAAGCTCTATTTGTAGAGTGTAATTCAATCTAGTCTATGAAGGCATCACTCTTTTGATGCTGGCATCAACCGGAGCCTTTCTTCAGAAGCTTTACCCGAACCATTCTCTTCCGATAAAAGCGCCTGCAGGTCACTCCCATTTGCCAGGCTGTTGAACTCTACTGATTTTGAGGGCAGTGCAGGGTAACGTCGCTGGCAAAGTGTCATGAGCCTCTTGATTGATTGAAGGTACTTGCGAGTGGTCTCATCATTCATGATGTGGGCAACACTGTTTGTGTAGATCTTTTCTCGAGCAGAACGCTCGTGGATACCAACCATAGTGACTCCAATGGGCCATGGTGCATTCCCAATTGCCAGCTTGATGTATTGGTCCATTGCTGCTAAATAATCACGCTTCATGCAACACTCAACAATAACAAGCAATGCTTGACGGATGTCATCAGGAAGAACCTAAATGAATCCAACAATAAGTTGCATCCGAATCAGTGAAAGCACCAAGAAACTCGATGAAAGGCTGTAACGACATTTGGTATAAACATAATCAATATTCAGATGGGCATTAGTATTTTGCTCAAGCAGATAGTGGGTCGATATTTCCAAGAAGCTCAAACTATGTTCATCATGAGGCAATACTAGTTATATCAAATCTGAATCTTAGCCAGGAACCAGAATTCAGTTGATTGCTCAAATGGATTGCAATCCTACACCTCAGATACCTCCATTTAAAAACAAATCTGGGGCTATAGTACTCCAAAATTAGAATCTGCACTAGTACAGAACAAATAAACAACGAACACCAAAACTGAGTAGGACTGGAAATTCAAACAGTACAATCAATACCCCAGCATCCCAAAGTATTCAAAGAAATTCTTTTCATAAATATATCTGAGGCACATTAATTATCTGTCTCAAGGTACTCCTTGCATGCATGAGAAGGGTATACAGAACATGAATATAACACATGATCCAAAATGAACTGAGTAGACACTAGTAGTAGTTTTATTTTACTTCATATTAATATACAATGGGTAGAAGACAACTTAACATCAAATGTAGAATGAGATGTTTTCAAGAAACCATGATATTCAATATACAAAAGTAATGCACAGAATTGAGGGAATGGCCAGACAGAAACGGCTCAAACGGATTGAAACACATTACATGTCTATCATAAACCCATGTAAATGTTTGCCATGGGGCAGATAATCAATTACGAATTAGTTCTTGCAAAAAAGTTAGATTGTTTGCTGCCACACTGTTTGTTTAAGAATTACAGAAATATGGTTTTTAGTCTATACAGCCTATCAGAATCAGAATGTAACATAACTAGTTCCAAGTCATAACCTTCAAATACTCACGAAATACTAGTGAAATAGATTGAGTTCGAATGGTTGTTGAAATCATGCAAATACAAACAGGTCCTATATGACACTATCTTGTCATAAACTGCAGTTAAAAAACGTGAATTTCATGTTACTGCAGAAATACAAGTTGAATATTCATTTCTCTGTCAAAAAAAAAGTAATCAAAACATACATTCAACAAGTGTCAGCAGGTAATTTTTCTCAACAAAATTATGACAATGTTTCAGGGTCATCATCTTTGTTCCCTTCTGTTATAAATAGTTACAGTTAGAGATAGAGACAGAATCCTAGGTATAACAGGTTTATGGATAGTATCGTACTCCAAGTAAAAATTACTCAATCATGCACCAAGTCCAACTAGGACATGTATCAACCAGACTATTCCAATTATTTTCCACACCTTCAACATCTCGAAGCTAGGTTGCTATTCAAATCTGAACTATGAAGCATGTTACCAAAACAAGCATGACATTTTGATTTTTGGAAAACACAACAAAGAAAACAATTTAAGCAACAGTTTTCAAACCAACTCAAAACTATGACAATGGATAAGCTTTACCATGCATTCTTTGTAATCAACCTATGAGCCCAAAAATTGCATAACTTAGTCATCACATCAGCTAGTTGTTCATAACCCTGAATTTTCCAGGTACACATTACAGCAACTAGCTAAATTTGCATACTACCTACTCAGTTTACCAATTAGAGTTTTGCATGATTAATTGTGTTTGTGTCAATTTGAAGTGCAATCAAATTAATAGCACAATTTAAGCAGCCAACTGGTGGAAATGACATAAGAATTCATACCTTCTTCctgcagaactcaaacaggggGCTGAGATACCGCGCGCACTGCTTGAATGTTGCAACCATCGACTTTCCCTTTGCTGTACGCTTCTCCAGCTCAGTCATCTCATCCAGCTCCTGATTCCATTCATTAAGCAGCTTCTTAAAGAACACCAAAATCTTATCTTCATTGCAAAGCTCCTCAaacttggtcctcatcctcttgGAGTCCTTGTCTGCATCAGCATCATCGCCGCTCCCCTTGGCATCCCCATCATCTGCACTGTCTCCAGCAGCACCCCCGTCGCCGCCATCACCCCCACCTACACGTTTTCCCTTGCCCTTGGCATAGGTGTCCCTCCCAGCCTTCTGCCGCTTGCGCATCTCGATCATGTCGCGGAGGAAGTCGTTGGTCTGCCCCTCGGTCATGTCGATGTCGTCAATGTCGTCGATGACGCCAGACTTGAGCACGAGCTTGAAGCGCGCGAGACGGGCGTCGTCGTCCTCCCCGAACAGCGTGACGGGCTCGCGCAGCACGCGGAGGCGCCGCACCACCTCGTGCCGCGGGAGGTCGAGCTCGTCGATGCGACGCTCCTCGGAGAGCAGCGCCTCCTCCTGCGTGGTCTTCTTCGGCGCGAGGGCGGGTGGGACGGAGGGCGCcgacgaggcggaggaggaggagctagggttagggttcgccgccgccgcctgagcTGCGGCGTCGGGGTTGCTGGTGTCGGAACCGGTGGCGGCTGCGGCGGAATCCGGGGAGGGCGCCGACGCGCTCGCCTTGGCGAGGAGCTGGCGGTGCTCGTCGCGGCGCTTCTGGAGCTGCTTCTGCTCCAGCTCCGACCGCCGCACGAAGCTCTTGCCCCCGAAGTCGGCCGTCGCCGCCTTCCGCTTCTTCTCCAGCTCCCGCTTCAGCAGATCCATTAcgcccgccggccgccgcccggCCCCGGCTCGGCTTCGATTCTCCGAGAGGCGGTGCGCCGTGCCGGTGCGGATACCGGCCGTGAACGTGTATTTGACCGTTCCCCGCAAATAGAAGAGGACTCCAACTTGGCTCCCCCCCTGTTTTGTCCGTTTTGTGCTAGTACCACAGCAGACCTAGCTAGCGAATAGTGCCGCAGAGAATCCGGCCCGATTCAGTTTCCCATCGCGTGGAGAGGGGGCGGCGTTGCCGTTACCGACCATGTCgcagccgccggcgccggcgccgccgtatCGGCCGTATAGGCAGGTGCGGGAGGCGACGCCCCACAGCCGGGCGGTCTCCTGCGTGCGGTTCTCCCCCTGCGGGCGCCTCCTCGCGACAGCGTCCCTCGACGGAACGGTCGCGCTGCTCTCCCCGTCCTCGCTCTCCGTAATCGCCGTCCTGCGCGGCCACTCCGACGGCGTCTCCGACCTGTCCTGGTCCACGGAGTCGTACTACCTCTGCTCCGCCTCCGACGACCGCACCATCCGCATCTGGGATATCCGGCCcgtcctcgccggcggcgcccaggccgccgccgccgaccccGGCGCCGACCGCTGCATCCGCGTGCTCAAGGGGCACACCAACTTCGTCTTCAGCGCCAACTTCAACCCGCAGACCAGCTCGCAGATCGCCTCCGGGGGATTTGACTGTACCGTGCGCATTTGGGACGTCAAGAACGGCCGATGCACCCGCGCCATCGAAGCGCACTCCGAGCCCGTCACCTCCGTGCATTTCATTAGGGACGGATCCATCGTTGTATCAGGAAGCCATGACGGGAGCTGCAAGATTTGGGACGCCAAGACCGGGGCTTGCCTCAAGACGGTCATCGATGAAAAGAAGCCCGCGGTCTCCTTCTCCATGTTCTCGCCCAATGGCAAGTTTATCCTTGTCGCCATGCTCGataattcactggtatggccaaCTAGCTCGTTGTTGATTCCTAATAATACTCATTTAATGATCAACTTCTCATACAGTATAAAGTCTTTGTGATGAGAATGACTAGATTTAGCCATAATCATAGTTCACAAGAAGCTCATAGATATGTCTTTCCTCATGTACTATCAACTGCAGATTACTCTCTAATCATTTAGGATGTGAAGCTCCTGATATTTTTGTTGTCTTATGCAAACCAGAATCCCTGGTGTCTAGCTCTAGCATAGTCTTTTTCAGGTACTTCTGGGTATCTAGGTAACATTAGTGCATTTTGAATAGGTAACTGCAGACTCTAGATGTTTTGTCCTGACTTTCAGTTTCAAATGAATATCTATAATCTATTAATAACTATGAATTACAAGTTGAAAGCCCACCTCAAATACGCTGTCTGAAGCTACAGTATTGATCTTAGCAAGCAGATTGCACATCTGATCTGCTTCAAGCAGCAACAATGCTTTTTTATTCTATACTACAGATTATCTTAGTGTATCCTACACAATTTTTTAAAACCACAAAATACAGGTACAGAATAACTAAAATTCAAATCTTTAGGTTCATGACTACATTAGTTTGTTTATACTTTCTATTAGAGATATATATAAGTCTAACACATATGTATATCATGTAACCTGTACTCCAAGTTGTATcttggttatatatatatatatgaaatccaCCCCTCCCTAATGGGGGTGAGGTGTTATCTCAATCTTCTACACTTTCTTACCAGTTTCCTGCTGTTTCTCTTTCTTGATAATGTTTCCATGCATTGAGCCCGTTGACTTATAAGGAATAGCCACACAAGTCTGAACCATTTGTTCTCCTGGTTGTGGAGGAATTGTTCAGATGGGCAGTATTTATAGCAGTGTTTGTCTTAAAATTCCTTGTACATCTATTATGACTATAATTGTCATAGATTAAGTCATATTGCCATGGAAGGTGCACGTGCCACCGGCCCACCAACAGGGATGGAAAATTTAGATATTATAAACTGCCATGGTCTGAATCATTGTAGTGAGAGAAAAAAATCATTCTATGGTCATTGATTTTTAGGATACTTTGTCTGgtagtttttttttccaaaaaaaatgctGCTGTAACATATATGTTCACATTTAACGTATTGTCATGCATATGTCAAGTGCACCTATCCGTATTAATTTGATCCATGGCAACCACAGGACATTAATAATACTCCCTCCGAGCTTCATGTAGGCTGGatagtagcatttttgtttcatACTTCCATGTCATGTAGCTGAGTTGCTAGCACAGTTTTATTCATAATTGTAGACTTGTAGATTGCTTTCTTTTTGTTTACATTAATTGTAGTTGTTCTTTCTATTGTACACAAGATATTTAATTTGTTCAAAAATTTGTGTTTGCTAAAATGTGCCTCCTAACTTATTATTGCACCTTGCAGAAGCTATGCAATTTTGCTACCGGCAAGTTCTTGAAGGTATACAGTGGACATGTGAACAGACAATACTGCATCCAGTCTGCGTTCTCTGTTACGAATGGGAAGTACATTGTCAGTGGATCAGAAGACAACTGCGTGTATATATGGGACCTCCAAGGGAGAAATATTCTTCAGAAACTAGAAGGCCATACAGACACTGTCATCTCGGTATCCTGCCATCCAACAGAGAACAAGATTGCTTCTGGTGGCCTAGATAATGATAGGACTGTAAGATTATGGGTTCAAGATAGTTGATCAACATGCTGGTGTGAAGTTTGCTCAGACCAGACCTAAACAGTGCTTGGCTATCAATGAGGAATATGTCTGCTTCCCATGGATTGCTCTTCCAGATACGTTTACAACCTTAATTACACATATCGCAAAAAAGACATTAACCATGAAAGCTTTGTTTTAATCAAATGTGTCATCCTAAGTTGTCAACGTGGACAAATCAGCATTTGTCCTAATGTTGTGATATGTTATGCCCAACGGTTGTATTCCATTCATATTAGTGCTTGTAGTTTGCAAAGTTCACCCCTGTAAGATGCAAGATACTCTGCTGTTAGCTGTCTAGAAGGCACGTCGCTTAGATTACTTGTTTGCTGATGTCAATAGATTGGCATTTCTGCCAAAGCTCTAGAAA encodes:
- the LOC110432516 gene encoding COMPASS-like H3K4 histone methylase component WDR5B; the protein is MSQPPAPAPPYRPYRQVREATPHSRAVSCVRFSPCGRLLATASLDGTVALLSPSSLSVIAVLRGHSDGVSDLSWSTESYYLCSASDDRTIRIWDIRPVLAGGAQAAAADPGADRCIRVLKGHTNFVFSANFNPQTSSQIASGGFDCTVRIWDVKNGRCTRAIEAHSEPVTSVHFIRDGSIVVSGSHDGSCKIWDAKTGACLKTVIDEKKPAVSFSMFSPNGKFILVAMLDNSLKLCNFATGKFLKVYSGHVNRQYCIQSAFSVTNGKYIVSGSEDNCVYIWDLQGRNILQKLEGHTDTVISVSCHPTENKIASGGLDNDRTVRLWVQDS
- the LOC8083903 gene encoding pre-mRNA-splicing factor 18; its protein translation is MDLLKRELEKKRKAATADFGGKSFVRRSELEQKQLQKRRDEHRQLLAKASASAPSPDSAAAATGSDTSNPDAAAQAAAANPNPSSSSSASSAPSVPPALAPKKTTQEEALLSEERRIDELDLPRHEVVRRLRVLREPVTLFGEDDDARLARFKLVLKSGVIDDIDDIDMTEGQTNDFLRDMIEMRKRQKAGRDTYAKGKGKRVGGGDGGDGGAAGDSADDGDAKGSGDDADADKDSKRMRTKFEELCNEDKILVFFKKLLNEWNQELDEMTELEKRTAKGKSMVATFKQCARYLSPLFEFCRKKVLPDDIRQALLVIVECCMKRDYLAAMDQYIKLAIGNAPWPIGVTMVGIHERSAREKIYTNSVAHIMNDETTRKYLQSIKRLMTLCQRRYPALPSKSVEFNSLANGSDLQALLSEENGSGKASEERLRLMPASKE
- the LOC8083902 gene encoding protein YABBY 7; the encoded protein is MSSSPRHPCFGALPERLGYVQCNLCATILLVGVPCGGTLQLLKTVAVQCGSCCGILSVALPPPAPASVELPLQVSHAGVGPPPRDSDESSGEDRETEATVADNHAAFPAVNKPPVRKQRTPSAYNCFIKEEIQRIKARHPSITHKEAFSAASKNWAHLPRIQKKGE